One part of the Gemmatimonadaceae bacterium genome encodes these proteins:
- a CDS encoding methyl-accepting chemotaxis protein has translation MTLAIGGVGAVLLVVGGWYASRQLIHADAWTLVAIGATAFGAAMMVGAAVLSAATPARISDDVAVLRAALEAAADGDLGLDVPAAASHQLQPAAAAAQRAISALRGTLGTVGSATRESALRAEELASQCSVAHVAAQRTAEQGGSVSEQAGAAMEMARTLQEELSGVAQGIAQVEADLRTRRDHAARLETLGVSAASGLSDASESLDELTSRFATTATELTSLGRAVEDVQEFVALVRKMARQSKLLSLNAAMEAARAGEQGSGFGVVAAEVRRLARSSSEAADRTEKLLRDLLARAEVAQEASRDTLALARRTRESVDRTRTAVTELRALDSPASRAVSDVSPSAALGPTGARLDQLAATLATLAQASRDARVAGSAQVARAQDLIAAAHSLGRSTARAAAALPDVRIDRAMPPASTGSSAPPSAEPVPA, from the coding sequence GTGACCCTCGCGATTGGCGGGGTCGGCGCCGTTCTGCTGGTCGTCGGTGGCTGGTATGCCAGTCGTCAGCTCATCCACGCCGACGCGTGGACGCTCGTCGCGATCGGCGCCACCGCGTTCGGAGCCGCGATGATGGTTGGCGCGGCGGTGCTCAGCGCCGCCACGCCCGCGCGTATTTCCGACGACGTCGCCGTCCTGCGCGCGGCGCTCGAAGCGGCGGCCGACGGCGATCTCGGCCTCGACGTTCCGGCCGCGGCATCGCACCAGCTTCAGCCCGCGGCCGCCGCGGCACAGCGCGCGATCTCGGCGCTTCGCGGGACGCTCGGCACGGTGGGGAGCGCGACGCGCGAATCTGCGCTACGTGCCGAGGAACTCGCGTCCCAGTGCAGCGTTGCGCACGTCGCGGCGCAACGCACCGCCGAGCAGGGTGGGAGCGTGAGTGAACAGGCTGGCGCCGCGATGGAGATGGCGCGCACGCTGCAGGAGGAGTTGAGCGGCGTCGCCCAGGGAATCGCGCAGGTCGAAGCCGACCTGCGCACGCGTCGCGATCACGCCGCGCGGCTCGAGACCCTTGGGGTGAGCGCCGCGTCGGGGCTGAGCGACGCGTCGGAGTCCCTCGATGAACTGACGTCACGTTTCGCCACCACCGCGACGGAGTTGACCAGTCTCGGCCGGGCGGTGGAGGACGTGCAGGAGTTCGTGGCGCTCGTTCGCAAGATGGCGCGCCAATCGAAGCTCCTCTCGCTCAACGCGGCAATGGAGGCCGCCCGCGCTGGTGAGCAGGGCAGCGGATTCGGCGTCGTAGCGGCGGAGGTTCGCCGCCTGGCCCGGAGTTCGTCCGAGGCCGCGGACCGGACGGAGAAACTCCTGCGCGACCTGCTGGCCCGCGCAGAGGTGGCTCAGGAGGCCTCGCGCGATACCCTCGCTCTCGCGCGCCGGACGCGCGAGTCGGTGGACCGGACCCGGACCGCAGTGACCGAGTTGCGCGCGCTGGACAGTCCGGCGTCGAGAGCGGTCAGCGATGTGTCGCCGTCGGCAGCGCTTGGCCCCACCGGTGCGCGCCTGGACCAGTTGGCGGCGACCCTTGCGACCCTCGCCCAGGCGTCGCGCGACGCCCGGGTGGCCGGCAGCGCCCAGGTGGCGCGCGCGCAGGACCTGATCGCGGCCGCGCATTCGTTAGGCAGGAGCACGGCGCGCGCCGCGGCGGCCCTGCCCGACGTCAGGATCGATCGAGCCATGCCGCCCGCATCGACGGGCAGCAGCGCCCCTCCATCGGCCGAACCCGTCCCCGCCTGA
- a CDS encoding S9 family peptidase: MSPRLAYGFFAVALLAAPLRAQRPMSIDDIMDLRNVGAVQVSPDGSRILYTISAWEHPAARDTSKGDRHDMRSHVWIVQRDGTNNRQLTFGERGESAPQWSPDGRFISFVTARGTATGEDGPRPQVWLMHADGGEAFQLTTARDGATGYAWSPDSKSIVYLTTDSLTRDAEARTRRRDDPKVYEGDMRMSHAWVIDVGTKKATKVTTGDFTVAGTPAWSPDGTRLAYLARPTTLIRDERREGWIVTVATKATERIATAPNSTMQGTPTWSPDGRTLAFGAITEDWKPNADGMYPRSLRNTVLYLYDIASKAARSAADPSLDNSVGAIRWSKDGTRLFLGVQEHVYSSVYEYAPATRRYRRLTSERLVRAPSFSDDERTVAFAMDSPASPADVYVTDASFAEPRRLTTVNPQLAQIALGEHEVVTWKSPDGWTVEGVLLKPVGYVAGTRYPLKVDVHGGPTGAHTNGFKASWASPGQFYAGQGWAVLYPNPRGSTGYGETFMRGNIKDWGAGDYRDIMAGVDALVKRGIADSTRLAVTGWSYGGYMTGWVVSQTGRFKAAMMGAGLANMESMYGTTDIPGYIGTFYDGMPQLDGSLTNKSLEFYRSRSAIQYASKVTTPLLMLHGGNDERVPIGQPMEYFRNLKDRGKTVDLVFYPREGHGLGEYYHQIDKIRREHAWLTRYTLGNRVLQ, from the coding sequence ATGTCTCCGCGTCTCGCGTACGGCTTCTTCGCCGTCGCCCTGCTCGCTGCGCCCCTGCGCGCGCAACGCCCCATGTCGATCGACGACATCATGGACCTGAGGAACGTGGGCGCGGTGCAAGTGTCGCCGGACGGATCCCGCATCCTCTATACGATCAGCGCCTGGGAGCATCCGGCCGCTCGCGACACCAGCAAGGGAGACCGTCACGACATGCGCTCGCACGTCTGGATCGTGCAGCGCGACGGCACAAACAATCGGCAACTGACATTTGGCGAACGAGGCGAGAGCGCTCCCCAATGGTCGCCCGACGGCCGGTTCATCTCGTTCGTGACCGCACGCGGGACCGCGACCGGTGAAGACGGCCCGCGACCGCAGGTGTGGCTCATGCACGCCGATGGCGGCGAGGCCTTCCAGCTCACCACCGCGCGGGACGGTGCGACGGGCTACGCGTGGTCGCCGGACTCGAAGTCGATCGTGTACCTCACCACGGATTCGCTCACCCGCGACGCCGAGGCCCGGACCAGACGCCGCGATGATCCGAAGGTATACGAGGGTGACATGCGCATGTCGCACGCGTGGGTGATCGACGTCGGCACGAAGAAGGCCACGAAGGTCACCACCGGGGACTTCACCGTGGCCGGAACCCCGGCGTGGTCCCCCGACGGCACGCGCCTCGCCTACCTCGCGCGCCCCACCACGCTCATCCGCGACGAGCGACGGGAGGGCTGGATCGTGACCGTGGCGACGAAGGCGACCGAGCGCATCGCGACGGCCCCCAACTCGACGATGCAGGGCACGCCGACCTGGTCACCCGACGGGCGCACGCTCGCCTTTGGCGCGATCACCGAAGACTGGAAGCCCAACGCCGATGGGATGTACCCCCGTTCGCTCCGCAACACGGTGCTCTACCTGTACGACATCGCCTCGAAGGCTGCGCGAAGCGCCGCGGACCCGTCGCTCGACAACTCCGTGGGCGCGATCCGATGGTCGAAGGACGGCACCCGGTTGTTCCTCGGCGTGCAGGAGCACGTGTATTCGAGCGTCTACGAATACGCACCGGCGACGCGGCGGTATCGCCGCCTGACGAGCGAGCGCCTGGTGCGCGCCCCATCGTTCTCGGACGACGAGCGCACGGTGGCCTTTGCGATGGACTCGCCGGCCTCGCCCGCCGACGTCTACGTGACCGACGCGTCGTTCGCCGAACCGCGACGACTCACCACCGTGAATCCGCAGCTCGCCCAGATCGCGCTGGGTGAACACGAAGTCGTCACCTGGAAGAGCCCCGACGGCTGGACGGTCGAGGGCGTGCTGCTCAAGCCGGTCGGGTACGTGGCCGGCACGCGCTATCCGCTCAAGGTCGACGTCCATGGCGGCCCCACCGGCGCGCATACCAATGGCTTCAAGGCCAGCTGGGCCTCGCCCGGTCAGTTCTACGCGGGCCAGGGATGGGCCGTGCTCTACCCCAACCCGCGCGGCAGCACCGGGTACGGCGAGACGTTCATGCGCGGCAACATCAAGGACTGGGGCGCGGGTGACTACCGCGACATCATGGCCGGCGTCGACGCCCTCGTGAAGCGCGGCATCGCCGACTCCACGCGCCTCGCCGTCACCGGCTGGAGCTACGGCGGCTACATGACCGGCTGGGTCGTGTCACAGACCGGACGGTTCAAGGCCGCCATGATGGGCGCCGGCCTCGCGAACATGGAAAGCATGTATGGCACGACGGACATCCCCGGCTACATCGGAACCTTCTACGACGGCATGCCTCAGCTCGATGGATCGCTGACCAACAAGTCCCTCGAGTTCTACCGCTCGCGCTCCGCCATCCAGTACGCATCGAAGGTGACCACACCGCTGCTCATGCTCCACGGCGGCAATGACGAACGCGTGCCGATTGGCCAGCCCATGGAGTACTTCCGGAACCTCAAGGACCGCGGCAAGACCGTGGACCTCGTGTTCTACCCGCGCGAAGGCCACGGGCTGGGCGAGTACTACCACCAGATCGACAAGATCCGGCGCGAACACGCCTGGCTCACCCGGTACACGTTAGGCAACCGTGTCCTGCAATAG
- a CDS encoding cytochrome C oxidase subunit IV family protein: MAAHETEHYHPTWKEYKWVALWLTLITVAEVWAYYIPSFVASSAFVPILLTMSAVKFAMVVMFYMHLKYDHKLFRALFTGPLIVAILTLLGLLLLFAKFSGK; this comes from the coding sequence ATGGCTGCGCACGAAACGGAGCACTACCACCCGACGTGGAAGGAGTACAAGTGGGTCGCCCTGTGGCTCACGCTGATCACGGTCGCCGAAGTGTGGGCCTACTACATCCCGTCCTTCGTCGCGTCGAGTGCGTTCGTCCCGATCCTCCTGACCATGTCGGCCGTGAAGTTCGCGATGGTGGTCATGTTCTACATGCACCTAAAGTACGACCACAAACTGTTCCGCGCGCTCTTCACCGGGCCGCTGATCGTCGCGATCCTGACCCTCCTCGGCCTCCTCCTGCTCTTCGCGAAGTTCTCGGGGAAGTAG
- the coxB gene encoding cytochrome c oxidase subunit II — MTRNFRPRQLAGVALPALLLLAAACGGNYPNSTFLPTTEFNRDLTSIWNSMLFWGTIVFVVVEVILVVAIVRYRRRPGSPDPKHVHGSTLMEITWTVLPIVILAIISVPTVRGIWKYQTGAPTNALQVQVIGHQWWWEFRYPEYNLVTANELYMPIGRPVNFELRTADVIHSFWMPALGGKRDLISNRTNHLWFTPDSTGENAFNGSCNEYCGSSHANMKFRAYTVSAENFESWARHQAANAVFPIAPPAPATSATTPAVPASNPTPAAQAAPAPVAPPAPVSSGFEFPVDRLGAWNVPATPLPAGLTISDAVIAAGDAQRGFETFSRSACIGCHKIRGNRSALGILGPDLTHIASRHTIAAGLFPNDAKHLAHWIKNAPLMKPGAKMQALGKGQFDPVLKMTVSVGGLTDEQIADVVAYLRTLK; from the coding sequence ATGACACGGAATTTTCGACCGCGTCAGCTCGCAGGCGTCGCGCTGCCGGCGCTGCTCCTCCTGGCTGCCGCGTGTGGCGGCAACTACCCGAACTCCACGTTTCTTCCAACGACGGAGTTCAACCGTGACCTGACCAGCATCTGGAACAGCATGCTGTTCTGGGGCACGATCGTGTTCGTGGTGGTCGAGGTGATTCTCGTCGTCGCGATCGTGCGGTATCGTCGGCGACCCGGTTCGCCCGATCCGAAGCACGTCCACGGGAGCACGTTGATGGAGATCACGTGGACGGTGCTCCCGATCGTCATCCTGGCGATCATCTCGGTGCCGACCGTGCGCGGGATCTGGAAGTACCAGACCGGAGCGCCGACCAATGCGCTGCAGGTGCAGGTGATCGGGCACCAGTGGTGGTGGGAGTTCCGGTATCCGGAATACAACCTCGTGACGGCCAACGAGCTGTACATGCCGATCGGCCGTCCGGTGAACTTCGAGCTGCGCACGGCAGACGTCATTCACTCGTTCTGGATGCCGGCCCTTGGCGGCAAGCGCGACCTGATCTCGAACCGCACCAACCATCTGTGGTTCACGCCGGATTCTACCGGGGAGAACGCCTTCAACGGCAGCTGCAACGAGTACTGCGGCTCGAGCCACGCGAACATGAAGTTCCGCGCCTACACCGTGTCGGCGGAGAACTTCGAGAGCTGGGCGCGCCACCAGGCGGCGAACGCGGTGTTCCCCATCGCTCCGCCGGCGCCAGCGACGTCGGCCACGACGCCGGCGGTGCCCGCGAGCAACCCGACGCCCGCCGCACAGGCCGCTCCCGCGCCGGTGGCGCCGCCTGCGCCTGTCTCGTCCGGTTTCGAGTTCCCGGTCGATCGCCTGGGCGCGTGGAACGTACCGGCGACGCCGCTGCCTGCCGGTCTCACCATCAGCGACGCCGTGATCGCCGCTGGCGATGCGCAGCGCGGCTTCGAGACGTTCTCACGTTCGGCGTGCATCGGGTGCCACAAGATCCGCGGCAACCGCTCGGCCCTCGGCATCCTGGGGCCTGACCTGACGCACATCGCGTCGCGGCACACCATCGCCGCGGGGCTCTTCCCCAACGATGCAAAGCATCTGGCGCACTGGATCAAGAACGCGCCGCTCATGAAGCCGGGCGCGAAGATGCAGGCACTGGGCAAGGGTCAGTTCGACCCGGTCCTCAAGATGACGGTGAGTGTCGGCGGCCTGACCGACGAACAGATCGCCGACGTCGTGGCGTACCTGAGAACGCTGAAATAG
- a CDS encoding RidA family protein gives MRRLPLLAVLVCAIAPAALAQGRQPIGTSSPTLTPAIRVGNLVYGSGQLGMSRDNPDTTIQGQTRLALENIKRVFEQAGTTTANAVKCTVFLTDVKDFGGMNEVYRTFFPASPPARSTVVVAALVVPNAKVEIECTAAMP, from the coding sequence ATGCGTCGACTGCCCCTGCTCGCCGTGCTCGTGTGTGCCATCGCTCCTGCGGCGCTGGCCCAGGGCCGCCAACCCATCGGCACCTCGAGCCCCACCCTCACGCCGGCCATCCGCGTCGGCAACCTCGTGTACGGATCGGGTCAGCTCGGCATGAGCCGCGACAACCCCGACACCACGATCCAGGGCCAGACGCGGCTCGCGCTCGAGAACATCAAGCGCGTGTTCGAACAGGCCGGCACGACGACGGCGAACGCGGTGAAGTGCACCGTCTTCCTCACGGACGTGAAGGACTTTGGCGGCATGAACGAGGTCTATCGCACCTTCTTCCCGGCGTCGCCGCCCGCACGCTCGACGGTCGTCGTTGCGGCGCTCGTGGTCCCCAACGCGAAGGTCGAGATCGAGTGCACGGCTGCCATGCCGTGA
- a CDS encoding cytochrome c oxidase subunit 3 translates to MTATTHGAHGEHHHYTTTGLDHRKIAVWAFIGSECMLFASLISTYLIYKGRSLVGPFPHTPWTNPTTGQVFKPILNIPITSASTFVLLMSSLAMVLALAAVENKDTPVPANAGLGDRMLASSKLWLWATCILGATFLAFQAYEFTSFVHEGLTIRTNLFGSTFFTLTGFHGAHVTAGVIWLGSLLAIDYRRGLGPKDALNVDIAALYWHFVDVVWIAIFTLLYLIPD, encoded by the coding sequence GTGACCGCTACCACGCACGGTGCCCACGGCGAACACCATCACTACACGACCACCGGCCTCGATCACCGGAAGATCGCCGTCTGGGCCTTCATCGGGTCGGAGTGCATGCTGTTCGCGTCCCTCATCTCCACGTACCTCATCTACAAGGGACGGAGCCTCGTCGGGCCGTTCCCGCACACGCCGTGGACCAACCCCACGACGGGTCAGGTGTTCAAGCCGATCCTGAACATCCCGATCACGTCGGCGTCGACGTTCGTGCTCCTGATGTCGTCGCTCGCGATGGTGCTCGCCCTCGCGGCGGTGGAGAACAAGGACACGCCCGTCCCGGCCAACGCCGGCCTCGGCGACCGCATGCTGGCCTCCTCCAAGCTCTGGCTGTGGGCCACCTGCATCCTCGGCGCAACGTTCCTCGCCTTCCAGGCCTACGAGTTCACCTCGTTCGTGCACGAAGGCCTGACGATCCGGACCAACCTCTTCGGATCCACGTTCTTCACCCTCACCGGTTTCCACGGCGCGCACGTGACGGCCGGTGTGATCTGGCTCGGCTCGCTCCTCGCCATCGACTACCGGCGCGGCCTCGGACCCAAGGACGCGCTCAACGTCGACATCGCCGCGCTGTACTGGCACTTTGTCGACGTCGTGTGGATCGCGATCTTCACGCTCCTCTACCTCATTCCGGACTGA
- the ctaD gene encoding cytochrome c oxidase subunit I has product MATVAASPTYAGHATGEKEGIMAWLTTTDHKKIGTLYLHTSLLFFIIGGLEAVLMRWQLMKPNQTLVTAEQFNQLFTMHGTTMVFLAIMPLSAAFFNYLIPLQLGARDVAFPRLNAFSYWVYVFGGIFITAPILFWVAPDGGWFAYAPLSSRTYSPGINMDFWVLGIQILGISSLAAAFNFATTVINMRAPGMNLMRMPMFTWMSFVTQFLIILAFPVITIALVFLQFDRFFGTNFYQVSAGADPLLWQHLFWIFGHPEVYILILPAFGLVSEVLPTNSKKPLFGYPVMAYSGILIGFLGFGVWAHHMFSVGMGPIADTVFGLTTMLIAIPTGVKIFNWIFTMWGGSIRFTAATKFAIGLIALFTIGGISGITHASPPSDLQQTDTYYIVAHFHYVLFGGAIMGIFSGIYHYFPKMYGRYMNERLGTWHFWLNFIAMNLTFFPMHFSGMLGMPRRIYTYDAGQGWDTFNMISSVGAFLLMPATLIFVYNFFTSKRGGAPAPANAWDAATLEWSIPSPPPEYNFARIPVVHSRYPLWDLTHPDRTKDLPHSDEGWKAAERHTGEHHVAGHDDLGDIAEMHIETERRTAKELGIPMPSATIKPLWTALGIVVMFTGLLVWPHNKSAGYAGMAAGAAMLVGFLYAWLTTPLEEHH; this is encoded by the coding sequence ATGGCTACCGTCGCAGCATCCCCCACCTACGCCGGCCACGCGACCGGTGAGAAGGAAGGGATCATGGCGTGGTTGACGACGACCGATCACAAGAAGATCGGGACGCTCTACCTCCACACCTCGCTCCTGTTCTTCATCATCGGCGGCCTCGAGGCCGTACTGATGCGCTGGCAGTTGATGAAGCCGAACCAGACGCTCGTGACCGCGGAGCAGTTCAACCAGCTGTTCACGATGCACGGCACGACGATGGTGTTCCTCGCCATCATGCCGCTGTCGGCGGCATTCTTCAACTACCTCATCCCGCTGCAGCTCGGTGCGCGGGACGTGGCGTTCCCGCGGCTCAACGCGTTCAGCTACTGGGTCTACGTGTTCGGCGGCATCTTCATCACCGCGCCGATCCTGTTCTGGGTAGCCCCGGACGGCGGGTGGTTCGCCTATGCACCCCTTTCGTCGCGCACGTACTCCCCGGGCATCAACATGGATTTCTGGGTGCTCGGCATCCAGATCCTCGGTATCTCGTCGCTGGCCGCCGCGTTCAACTTTGCGACGACGGTGATCAACATGCGTGCGCCGGGCATGAACCTGATGCGCATGCCGATGTTCACGTGGATGTCGTTCGTCACGCAGTTCCTGATCATCCTCGCGTTCCCGGTCATCACGATCGCGCTGGTGTTCCTGCAGTTCGATCGCTTCTTCGGGACCAACTTCTACCAGGTCTCCGCCGGCGCCGATCCGCTCCTCTGGCAGCACCTGTTCTGGATCTTCGGTCACCCCGAGGTCTACATCCTCATCCTGCCGGCGTTCGGCCTCGTTTCCGAGGTGCTCCCGACCAACTCGAAGAAGCCGCTCTTCGGCTATCCGGTGATGGCCTACTCCGGTATCCTGATCGGCTTCCTCGGCTTTGGCGTCTGGGCGCACCACATGTTCTCGGTGGGCATGGGCCCGATCGCCGACACGGTCTTCGGCCTGACGACGATGCTGATCGCCATCCCCACCGGCGTGAAGATCTTCAACTGGATCTTCACCATGTGGGGCGGCTCGATCCGCTTCACCGCGGCGACCAAGTTCGCCATCGGCCTGATCGCGCTCTTCACCATCGGCGGCATCTCCGGCATCACCCACGCCTCGCCGCCGTCCGACCTGCAACAGACCGACACGTACTACATCGTCGCGCACTTCCATTACGTGCTCTTCGGCGGTGCGATCATGGGCATCTTCTCCGGGATCTATCACTACTTCCCGAAGATGTACGGCCGCTACATGAACGAGCGCCTCGGCACCTGGCACTTCTGGCTGAACTTCATCGCGATGAACCTGACGTTCTTCCCGATGCACTTCAGCGGCATGCTCGGCATGCCTCGCCGTATCTACACGTACGATGCCGGCCAGGGCTGGGATACGTTCAACATGATCTCCTCGGTCGGCGCGTTCCTGCTGATGCCGGCCACCCTGATCTTTGTCTACAACTTCTTCACGTCCAAGCGCGGTGGCGCGCCGGCGCCGGCCAACGCGTGGGACGCAGCCACGCTCGAGTGGTCGATTCCGTCACCGCCGCCGGAGTACAACTTCGCCAGGATCCCGGTGGTGCACTCGCGGTACCCGCTGTGGGATCTCACGCACCCGGACCGTACGAAGGATCTGCCACACTCCGACGAGGGCTGGAAGGCCGCCGAGCGTCACACCGGTGAGCACCACGTGGCGGGGCACGATGACCTGGGCGACATCGCCGAGATGCATATCGAGACCGAGCGTCGCACGGCGAAGGAGCTTGGTATTCCCATGCCGTCGGCCACGATCAAGCCGCTGTGGACCGCCCTCGGCATCGTGGTCATGTTCACCGGCCTGCTCGTGTGGCCGCACAACAAGTCGGCCGGGTACGCCGGCATGGCAGCGGGAGCCGCGATGCTCGTCGGCTTCCTCTACGCCTGGCTCACGACCCCGCTCGAGGAGCACCACTAG
- a CDS encoding aspartate ammonia-lyase produces the protein MRLVTVGVGEAVGEGILLDELPHGTTARVLQATTAYVLTKAKVQGIVKDHPQLYAALVGRAARAISRRLAATDATLVGRGRVLGFGGSRSRQEKDLLGTREVPDDALYGVQTLRALENFPITGTPIRELPALVEALAAVKEAAALANAELGLLDDVRCRAIVDAAREIRAGRHHEHFLVDVIQGGAGTSTNMNGNEVIANRALELMGHRRGDYEHLHPNEHVNLSQSTNDVYPTAVRLALYGAIERLRLATRTLAQSFKTKGAEFAPLLKMGRTQLQDAVPMTLGQEFAAFGHTMLEDVDRLGEALSLIREINMGATAIGTGITAPPGYTESVRKHLSAVTGIELITAPDLVEATSDTGAFVQLSGVLKRCAVKLSKICNDLRLLSSGPRAGLGEINLPPMQPGSSIMPGKVNPVIPEVVNQVCFDVIGGDMTVTMAAEAGQFQLNAFEPVIAYRLLKGIESLVSACDVLRTRCVDGITANPDRLKRFVEESIGIVTALVPVLGYETATGVAKEALTSGRGVYDVVIGRNLMTREKLDEVLNPASMVGR, from the coding sequence ATGCGGCTCGTGACGGTCGGCGTGGGCGAAGCGGTCGGTGAAGGGATCCTGCTCGACGAACTGCCGCATGGAACCACGGCGCGCGTCCTCCAGGCCACCACCGCGTACGTCCTGACAAAGGCCAAGGTCCAGGGGATCGTGAAGGATCACCCGCAGCTCTACGCAGCGCTGGTTGGCCGAGCCGCGCGCGCGATCTCGCGACGCCTCGCGGCCACCGACGCCACGTTGGTGGGCCGCGGGCGCGTGCTCGGCTTTGGTGGCTCGCGATCGAGACAGGAAAAGGATCTTCTGGGCACGCGGGAGGTTCCCGACGACGCGCTCTATGGCGTGCAGACGCTGCGTGCGCTCGAGAACTTTCCGATCACGGGAACGCCGATCCGCGAGTTGCCCGCGCTGGTCGAGGCGCTTGCCGCCGTGAAGGAAGCGGCCGCGCTGGCCAACGCCGAGCTGGGGCTGTTGGACGATGTGCGGTGTCGCGCGATCGTCGACGCTGCGCGGGAGATCCGCGCCGGCCGCCATCACGAGCACTTCCTGGTGGACGTGATCCAGGGTGGCGCGGGCACCTCAACCAACATGAACGGCAACGAGGTGATCGCGAACCGCGCGCTGGAACTCATGGGGCACCGTCGCGGCGACTACGAACACCTGCACCCGAACGAGCACGTCAACCTGAGCCAGTCCACCAACGACGTGTATCCCACGGCGGTGCGGCTGGCGCTCTACGGCGCGATCGAGCGGCTGCGCCTGGCCACGCGCACGCTGGCGCAGTCGTTCAAGACCAAGGGAGCGGAGTTCGCGCCCCTCCTCAAGATGGGTCGCACGCAGCTGCAGGACGCCGTGCCCATGACCCTGGGCCAGGAGTTTGCGGCCTTTGGGCACACCATGCTCGAGGACGTCGACCGACTCGGCGAAGCGCTCTCGCTCATCCGCGAGATCAACATGGGCGCGACCGCGATCGGTACCGGCATCACCGCGCCGCCGGGTTACACCGAGTCGGTGCGCAAGCACCTCTCGGCGGTGACCGGGATCGAGTTGATCACCGCGCCGGACCTCGTGGAGGCGACGTCGGACACCGGGGCCTTCGTTCAGCTGAGCGGCGTGCTCAAACGCTGCGCCGTCAAGCTCTCCAAGATCTGCAACGACCTGCGACTGCTCTCGTCGGGGCCGCGCGCGGGGCTCGGCGAGATCAACCTGCCGCCGATGCAGCCCGGATCGTCGATCATGCCGGGGAAAGTGAACCCCGTCATCCCCGAGGTAGTGAATCAGGTGTGCTTTGACGTGATCGGGGGCGACATGACGGTCACGATGGCCGCCGAGGCGGGGCAGTTCCAGCTGAACGCGTTCGAGCCCGTGATCGCCTACCGGCTGCTCAAGGGCATCGAGAGTCTGGTGAGCGCGTGCGACGTGCTGCGGACCAGGTGCGTGGACGGCATCACGGCCAACCCCGACCGGCTCAAGCGATTCGTGGAGGAGTCGATCGGCATTGTGACCGCCCTGGTGCCTGTGCTGGGCTACGAGACGGCGACCGGCGTGGCCAAGGAGGCGCTGACGAGCGGCCGCGGGGTCTACGACGTGGTCATCGGGAGGAACCTGATGACGCGCGAGAAACTCGACGAAGTGCTCAACCCGGCATCGATGGTTGGTCGGTGA
- a CDS encoding N(4)-(beta-N-acetylglucosaminyl)-L-asparaginase, producing MSINRRDFLSAGATAAAGFAVASPWGESTPIPAPAPAGRPVVIASTNGLRGVRLAYDRIVAGDDTLDAIIAGVNIQELDPDDQSVGLGGLPNADGVVQLDASCMHGPTRRAGSVACLEDIATPSLVAKAIMDYTDHIMLVGRDARRFAIDMGFRTQNLLTEKSRQDWLRWKARLNASDFWLDHDDDVRIKFHTGTINMNAVSASGDISSVTTTSGMSWKIPGRVGDSPIIGAGQYCDNTVGAAGSTGRGEANIKVCGAFLAVEQMRMGKTPEQALMYTMERVIAMTERRLLDDRGRPFFDLSFYAVAKDGTFAGSCAYEGGTFSVCDASGARVEKAVYLYKDSERPRGPVNGRKMP from the coding sequence GTGTCCATCAATCGTCGAGACTTTCTGTCCGCCGGCGCCACCGCCGCCGCTGGTTTTGCCGTGGCCTCGCCATGGGGAGAGTCCACTCCAATTCCGGCGCCCGCGCCGGCAGGTCGGCCGGTGGTCATCGCGTCGACCAACGGGCTTCGCGGCGTCAGGCTCGCCTACGATCGCATCGTGGCCGGCGATGACACGCTGGACGCGATCATTGCCGGCGTCAACATCCAGGAACTCGACCCGGACGACCAGTCGGTCGGACTCGGCGGACTGCCTAACGCCGACGGCGTCGTGCAGCTCGATGCGTCGTGCATGCACGGACCCACGCGCCGCGCGGGGTCCGTCGCCTGCCTCGAGGACATTGCCACGCCATCGCTGGTGGCGAAGGCCATCATGGACTACACCGATCACATCATGCTGGTCGGTCGTGATGCACGCCGATTCGCGATCGACATGGGGTTCAGGACCCAGAACCTGCTCACCGAGAAGAGCCGGCAGGACTGGCTGCGCTGGAAGGCCAGGCTCAACGCGAGCGACTTCTGGCTCGACCACGACGACGACGTGCGGATCAAGTTCCACACCGGCACCATCAACATGAATGCCGTCAGCGCCAGCGGCGACATCTCGTCGGTGACCACGACCAGCGGCATGAGCTGGAAGATTCCGGGTCGGGTGGGCGATTCCCCGATCATTGGCGCCGGCCAGTATTGCGACAACACGGTCGGTGCCGCCGGGTCCACCGGCCGCGGCGAGGCGAACATCAAGGTGTGCGGCGCCTTCCTCGCCGTGGAACAGATGCGCATGGGGAAGACGCCGGAGCAGGCGCTCATGTACACGATGGAGCGGGTCATCGCCATGACCGAACGGCGCCTGCTCGACGACCGGGGCCGACCGTTCTTCGATCTCAGCTTCTACGCCGTGGCGAAAGACGGCACGTTCGCCGGTTCCTGTGCCTACGAAGGCGGGACGTTCTCCGTCTGTGACGCGTCGGGCGCTCGCGTCGAGAAGGCCGTCTACCTGTACAAGGACAGCGAACGACCGCGCGGGCCGGTCAACGGGCGCAAGATGCCCTGA